Proteins co-encoded in one Kribbella qitaiheensis genomic window:
- the sigJ gene encoding RNA polymerase sigma factor SigJ codes for MDDPGDEQLAAEFAEHRAVLVGAAYRVVGSMVDAEDVVQETWLRWAAADRSDVRDVRAYLIRITSRLALNRLRQQKSRREQYVGPWLPEPIAAAPAGDDPAAVAELADSVSMAMLVVLETLTPLERAAFVLREVFELPFSEIGDTLGRSEAAVRQLAHRAREHVHARQPRQQVDKARHTEVTSQFLAAAWSGDLDQVVSLLAPDVVLVSDGGGKRKAALRPLLGADKVARWLLGIFQNDVQAMALEVRAAEVNGEQAFIAYDGDEVDSVAFMELDNANAICQIYVVRNPDKLLAIPAKGAVT; via the coding sequence ATGGATGACCCGGGCGACGAGCAACTGGCGGCCGAGTTCGCGGAGCATCGGGCGGTGCTGGTCGGGGCGGCGTACCGGGTGGTCGGCAGCATGGTCGACGCCGAGGACGTCGTACAGGAGACCTGGTTGCGGTGGGCGGCCGCCGACCGGAGCGACGTACGGGATGTGCGGGCGTATCTGATCCGCATCACGTCGAGGCTCGCGCTGAACCGGCTGCGGCAGCAGAAGTCGCGACGGGAGCAGTACGTCGGGCCGTGGTTGCCCGAGCCGATCGCAGCCGCGCCGGCCGGGGACGATCCGGCCGCGGTCGCCGAGCTCGCCGACTCGGTGTCGATGGCGATGCTCGTCGTACTCGAGACGCTGACGCCGTTGGAGCGGGCCGCCTTCGTACTGCGTGAGGTGTTCGAGCTCCCGTTCAGCGAGATCGGCGACACGCTCGGCCGGTCCGAGGCCGCAGTACGGCAGCTCGCGCACCGGGCTCGGGAGCATGTTCATGCGCGGCAACCGCGGCAGCAGGTCGACAAGGCGCGGCATACCGAGGTGACCAGCCAGTTCCTTGCGGCAGCATGGTCCGGCGATCTCGACCAGGTCGTCTCACTGCTCGCGCCGGATGTCGTGCTCGTCAGCGACGGCGGCGGCAAGCGCAAGGCCGCACTCCGGCCACTGCTGGGCGCCGACAAGGTCGCGCGCTGGCTGCTCGGCATCTTCCAGAACGACGTCCAGGCGATGGCGCTCGAGGTCCGGGCCGCCGAGGTGAACGGCGAACAGGCCTTCATCGCGTACGACGGCGACGAGGTCGACAGCGTGGCTTTCATGGAACTGGACAACGCCAACGCGATCTGCCAGATCTACGTCGTCCGCAACCCCGACAAACTCCTGGCGATCCCCGCGAAGGGCGCGGTGACCTAA
- a CDS encoding GNAT family N-acetyltransferase codes for MEYLVVDSERVSNPGLRADLLDTWIAATDAGGSVGFVAPAPVHEVADTLDLALDRVAGGQDLLGVLHNGERFIGMGLLVGDDGALSKHWRTVLRVMVHPKYQGGGAGRTLMEGLRESAVDLGLQQLMLTIRDGGGLEKFYEPLGYRIVGRHPRAVRVATDDYRDEIMMVTDL; via the coding sequence GTGGAGTACTTGGTGGTTGACTCCGAGCGGGTGTCCAATCCTGGGCTGCGGGCCGATCTGCTGGATACCTGGATCGCCGCGACGGACGCGGGTGGCAGTGTCGGGTTCGTGGCGCCCGCGCCGGTGCACGAGGTGGCGGACACGCTCGACCTCGCGCTGGACCGGGTGGCGGGGGGCCAGGACCTGCTCGGCGTGCTGCACAACGGCGAACGCTTCATCGGGATGGGGCTGCTGGTCGGCGACGACGGCGCATTGAGCAAGCACTGGCGGACCGTACTGCGGGTGATGGTGCACCCGAAGTACCAGGGCGGTGGCGCCGGCCGGACCTTGATGGAAGGCCTACGCGAGTCGGCGGTCGACCTCGGCCTGCAGCAACTGATGCTGACCATCCGCGACGGCGGCGGCCTGGAGAAGTTCTACGAGCCCCTCGGTTACCGCATCGTCGGCCGCCACCCGCGAGCTGTGCGAGTGGCGACCGACGACTACCGCGATGAAATCATGATGGTGACAGACCTCTAG
- the argC gene encoding N-acetyl-gamma-glutamyl-phosphate reductase: MSLKVAVAGASGYAGGELLRLLSGHPEVEIGALTAGGSAGTALGLHHPHLVPLAGRILVETSAETLAGHDVVFLALPHGQSADISAQLGALDSTVTVIDCGADFRLIEAEAWVEFYGGKHAGHWPYGLPELPGQRDKLRGTNRVAVPGCYPTVSTLALLPAVQAGLVDPGQLVVVAVSGTSGAGKAPKAHLMGAEVMGSATAYGVGGAHRHTPEIEQNLGMVTDEPVSVSFTPVLVPMARGILATCSAPVTSGTTEESLRQAYEDAYGNEPFVHLLPEGQWPQTQATLGANTVQLQVTLDQRIGRAVIVAAMDNLTKGTAGAAVQCMNLAAGLDETLALPLVGVAP; this comes from the coding sequence ATGAGCCTGAAGGTCGCGGTCGCGGGTGCCAGTGGATACGCCGGGGGAGAACTGCTCCGGTTGCTGTCCGGACACCCGGAAGTCGAGATCGGGGCGCTGACTGCCGGCGGTAGTGCCGGTACGGCGCTGGGGCTCCACCACCCGCACCTCGTGCCGCTGGCCGGGCGCATCCTGGTCGAGACCTCGGCGGAAACGCTCGCGGGTCACGACGTGGTGTTCCTCGCTCTTCCGCACGGGCAGTCCGCCGATATCTCAGCCCAGCTCGGCGCTTTGGACAGCACAGTCACCGTGATCGACTGCGGCGCGGACTTCCGGCTGATCGAGGCCGAGGCGTGGGTGGAGTTCTACGGCGGCAAGCACGCCGGTCACTGGCCCTACGGCCTGCCCGAGCTGCCCGGTCAACGGGACAAGCTCCGCGGCACCAACCGGGTCGCGGTGCCGGGGTGCTATCCGACCGTGTCGACCCTTGCCCTGCTCCCCGCCGTACAGGCTGGTCTCGTCGATCCCGGCCAGCTGGTGGTGGTCGCGGTGAGCGGGACGTCGGGAGCGGGCAAGGCGCCGAAGGCTCACCTGATGGGCGCGGAGGTGATGGGTTCGGCCACGGCGTACGGCGTCGGCGGTGCGCATCGCCACACTCCGGAGATCGAGCAGAACCTCGGCATGGTCACCGATGAGCCCGTCTCGGTGTCGTTCACCCCCGTACTGGTGCCGATGGCCCGCGGCATCCTCGCGACCTGCAGCGCGCCGGTCACCTCGGGGACCACCGAGGAGAGCCTGCGCCAGGCCTATGAAGACGCCTATGGCAACGAGCCGTTCGTGCACCTGCTGCCGGAAGGGCAGTGGCCGCAGACGCAGGCAACGCTCGGCGCCAACACCGTGCAGCTGCAGGTCACGCTGGACCAGCGCATCGGCCGCGCCGTGATCGTGGCCGCGATGGACAACCTCACCAAGGGCACTGCCGGCGCCGCCGTGCAGTGCATGAACCTGGCCGCCGGTCTTGACGAGACCCTGGCCCTTCCCCTCGTAGGAGTAGCGCCGTGA
- the argJ gene encoding bifunctional glutamate N-acetyltransferase/amino-acid acetyltransferase ArgJ, with protein MTVAVTPDTKVDRSAGVTAPAGFRAAGVIAGIKPAGKPDLTVVVNDGPSYDAAGVFTTNKVKAAPVLWSQQVLSAGKLKAVVLNSGGANACTGPEGFQDTHKTAETLAEVLGVGAAEIGVCSTGLIGERLPMDKLLPGLSAAVDALGNDAASSLAAATAVMTTDKVPKQAVLKHVDGWSIGGFAKGAGMCAPNMATMLSVITTDAIVDQPHLDHALRNAVSKTFNRLDVDGGTSTNDTVLLLSSGASGVTVPADGFEAALTTLAADLVKQLQADAEGVTKHVSITVQNAATEAEAVAAAKVVAEDNLCKTAFFASDPNWGRIAMAVGNAPTAFDPSLLDITLNGAAVCVAGGKGVDRSEADISGLEIEVVIDLHAGNASATVLTTDLSHAYVEENSAYSS; from the coding sequence GTGACCGTAGCCGTCACCCCGGACACCAAGGTCGATCGGAGCGCCGGAGTCACCGCGCCGGCCGGCTTCCGTGCGGCCGGGGTGATCGCCGGGATCAAACCGGCCGGCAAGCCGGACCTCACCGTCGTGGTCAACGACGGACCGTCGTACGACGCGGCAGGTGTCTTCACCACCAACAAGGTGAAGGCGGCGCCGGTTCTCTGGTCGCAGCAGGTCCTCTCGGCCGGCAAGCTGAAGGCTGTCGTGCTCAACTCGGGCGGCGCCAACGCGTGCACCGGCCCGGAAGGCTTTCAGGACACTCACAAGACGGCCGAGACGCTGGCCGAAGTACTGGGTGTCGGCGCGGCCGAGATCGGGGTCTGCTCCACCGGGCTGATCGGCGAGCGGCTCCCGATGGACAAGCTGCTGCCAGGGCTCTCCGCCGCTGTCGATGCGCTGGGCAATGACGCGGCAAGCAGTTTGGCCGCCGCGACCGCTGTGATGACCACAGACAAGGTGCCCAAGCAGGCAGTGTTGAAGCACGTCGACGGTTGGAGCATCGGCGGCTTCGCCAAAGGCGCCGGGATGTGCGCGCCGAACATGGCGACCATGCTGAGCGTCATCACCACCGACGCGATCGTCGATCAGCCGCACCTCGACCACGCGCTGCGGAACGCCGTCAGTAAGACGTTCAACCGGCTCGACGTCGACGGCGGTACGTCGACCAACGACACGGTGCTGCTGCTCAGTTCGGGCGCATCCGGCGTGACGGTTCCGGCCGACGGGTTCGAGGCGGCGCTGACCACGCTCGCCGCCGACCTGGTCAAGCAACTGCAGGCCGATGCGGAAGGCGTCACCAAGCACGTCAGCATCACCGTGCAGAACGCGGCTACCGAGGCCGAGGCGGTCGCCGCCGCGAAGGTCGTGGCCGAGGACAATCTCTGCAAGACGGCGTTCTTCGCCTCCGACCCGAACTGGGGACGGATCGCGATGGCCGTCGGCAACGCGCCGACCGCCTTCGACCCCTCGCTGCTCGACATCACCCTGAACGGCGCCGCTGTCTGCGTTGCCGGCGGCAAGGGCGTCGACCGGTCCGAAGCAGACATCAGCGGCCTGGAGATCGAGGTCGTCATCGACCTGCACGCCGGAAACGCGTCGGCCACCGTGCTGACCACCGACCTGTCGCACGCGTACGTCGAAGAGAACTCGGCGTACTCCTCATGA